One window of the Bartonella bacilliformis KC583 genome contains the following:
- a CDS encoding TrkH family potassium uptake protein has translation MILPALIDLRDGSQNWTAFLYPCTITTMLATLILLATRGANCRFSARLGFTLTACLWLTGSIVGALPLYLSPLSLSLAEAVFESVSGITTTGSTVITGLDNLSRSILLWRSLMCWIGGIGFIGLALLLLPSLRVGGVQLFHMESSDKSEKILPRINQIANGIIIAYVGLTLACTFSYFAAGMTLFDAINHAMTTIATAGFSTHDASFGYFSNKPAILVISTIFMLLSALPFVLYIKLLFPSYSKRPIDPQIIVFLNIVFLFSFSLAVWLRFNDHLSFHQIFLDVIFHLTSIITTTGYSAQNYQLWGPFALGIFFILSFTGGCAGSTSGGIKINRLIILWRIAQTSMAKLLSPNAVVKVRYDNSNISNDLAQSVLLFVCLYMFCLLIGTALLLFTGLDFISAFTGVLTALSNIGPGFGDIIGPIGNFSTINDNALWILSFLMLAGRLEIITIFILLTPAFWHE, from the coding sequence ATGATTCTGCCAGCTCTTATAGATTTGCGTGATGGCAGCCAAAATTGGACAGCTTTTCTTTACCCCTGTACTATAACCACCATGTTAGCAACACTAATCCTTTTAGCAACCAGGGGAGCTAACTGCCGTTTTTCAGCACGGCTCGGCTTCACGCTGACTGCTTGCCTTTGGCTAACAGGAAGTATAGTAGGTGCTCTACCTCTTTATCTCTCTCCTCTTTCACTTTCACTAGCAGAAGCAGTTTTTGAATCTGTCTCTGGAATTACAACAACTGGCTCTACAGTTATTACTGGCCTTGATAATTTATCACGAAGCATCCTGTTATGGCGTTCTCTTATGTGCTGGATTGGAGGTATTGGCTTTATCGGTTTAGCCTTGCTCCTTTTGCCTTCACTGCGTGTTGGAGGAGTACAGCTTTTCCATATGGAATCATCAGATAAATCTGAAAAAATATTGCCGCGCATCAACCAAATTGCCAATGGAATTATCATCGCATACGTTGGACTAACCCTCGCTTGCACATTTTCCTATTTTGCTGCTGGTATGACTTTATTTGATGCCATAAATCACGCAATGACCACAATAGCAACAGCTGGATTTTCAACCCATGATGCTTCCTTTGGCTATTTTTCTAATAAACCAGCTATCTTGGTGATCTCTACAATCTTTATGTTGCTTTCTGCCTTGCCTTTTGTGTTATATATTAAATTACTGTTTCCTAGCTATTCAAAACGCCCTATAGATCCACAAATTATCGTTTTTCTCAATATCGTTTTCCTTTTTAGCTTTTCTCTAGCAGTATGGTTACGATTTAATGACCATCTCTCCTTTCATCAAATTTTTCTTGATGTCATTTTTCACCTTACATCGATCATCACCACAACCGGCTATAGCGCTCAAAACTATCAGCTTTGGGGCCCCTTCGCACTTGGTATTTTCTTTATTCTTTCTTTTACAGGAGGATGTGCTGGTTCTACCTCTGGCGGTATAAAAATTAACCGCCTTATTATCCTTTGGCGTATTGCACAAACAAGTATGGCAAAACTTCTTTCTCCTAATGCAGTTGTAAAAGTTCGCTACGACAATTCAAATATATCAAACGATCTTGCTCAATCAGTCTTACTTTTTGTCTGCCTTTACATGTTCTGCCTTCTTATCGGCACTGCACTTCTTCTCTTTACTGGACTTGATTTTATTTCTGCTTTTACAGGCGTTTTAACAGCACTTTCAAATATTGGTCCAGGTTTTGGAGATATTATTGGTCCTATTGGTAATTTCTCGACAATTAACGATAATGCCTTATGGATTTTGAGTTTTTTAATGCTGGCAGGCCGTCTTGAAATCATAACCATATTTATTCTTCTCACCCCTGCCTTTTGGCACGAATAA
- a CDS encoding glycosyltransferase family 4 protein: MHVSLKETDIIVPHFKKRLSGIKSTVIQLIPLQRKQGIRISSFGVGLPKNLPTLRVRDIFGLWKSPAGKSFRVWHARRNIEMLVGVFLRDVLRMKLRLVFTSASERHHKFSTRWLIRRMDEVIAVSSRVGTYLNVPYTVIKHGVNLENFSPPKTAYDYFSATGLPGKYAVGCFGRIRYLKGTDLFVDAMLALLPRYPDWTAIIAGRTTMQHCDFEKELRRKIAAAGLNDRIIMLGEILDTPLWYRRMSLYVAPSRTEGFGLTPLEAMASQTAVVTSDAGIYEKLIVEGTGTVVKELNALAFTEAIEPYFADLDKTFATEQRALAHVRTHFPLEKEAAEIGAVYEKIFAAKMF, encoded by the coding sequence ATGCATGTTTCTCTAAAAGAAACTGATATTATTGTTCCTCACTTTAAAAAGCGTTTATCAGGGATAAAGTCGACAGTTATTCAGCTTATTCCTTTGCAACGAAAACAGGGTATACGGATATCCTCTTTTGGGGTAGGTTTACCAAAAAATTTACCCACTCTTCGTGTGAGAGATATTTTCGGGCTTTGGAAAAGTCCAGCAGGAAAATCATTTCGTGTATGGCATGCACGGCGTAATATAGAGATGCTTGTTGGAGTTTTCCTACGGGATGTTTTGCGCATGAAGCTTAGGCTTGTCTTTACATCCGCCTCTGAGCGTCATCATAAATTTTCTACAAGATGGTTGATACGTCGCATGGATGAAGTTATCGCCGTCAGTTCACGTGTTGGAACTTATCTAAATGTTCCCTATACAGTTATCAAACATGGGGTAAATCTTGAGAATTTTTCACCCCCAAAAACTGCTTATGATTATTTTTCAGCGACTGGTTTACCAGGTAAGTATGCGGTAGGATGTTTTGGACGTATCCGCTATTTGAAGGGTACTGATTTGTTTGTGGATGCAATGTTAGCATTACTACCACGCTATCCTGATTGGACAGCGATTATTGCTGGTCGTACAACGATGCAACACTGTGATTTTGAAAAAGAATTACGTCGAAAGATTGCCGCTGCTGGTTTAAATGATCGCATTATTATGCTGGGTGAAATATTGGATACGCCTCTGTGGTATCGTCGTATGTCACTTTATGTGGCGCCTTCACGCACAGAGGGTTTTGGTTTGACACCCTTGGAGGCAATGGCATCACAAACAGCTGTAGTAACCAGTGATGCAGGTATTTATGAAAAATTGATTGTAGAGGGAACAGGGACTGTTGTTAAAGAATTGAACGCGTTGGCTTTCACGGAAGCCATTGAACCTTATTTTGCTGATTTAGATAAAACATTTGCAACAGAGCAAAGAGCTTTAGCTCACGTTCGTACTCATTTTCCTTTAGAAAAAGAAGCAGCTGAAATTGGTGCTGTTTATGAAAAAATATTTGCTGCAAAAATGTTTTAA
- the greA gene encoding transcription elongation factor GreA — protein sequence MEKVPMTTAGFETLKEELRWRQQQERPRIIEAISEARAHGDLSENAEYHAAKEAQSYNEGRINELEDYIARAEVIDVSRLSGNQIKFGATVKLLNEDTEEKKVYQIVGDQEADVKIGKISISSPIARALIGKEEGDVIEVNAPGGAHNYEIIKIQYI from the coding sequence ATGGAAAAAGTGCCAATGACTACAGCTGGTTTTGAAACTCTCAAAGAGGAGTTGCGTTGGCGCCAACAGCAGGAACGTCCACGGATTATTGAAGCAATCTCTGAAGCACGTGCGCATGGTGATTTATCAGAAAATGCTGAATATCATGCTGCCAAGGAAGCACAAAGTTATAATGAGGGGCGTATCAATGAGCTTGAAGATTATATCGCACGGGCAGAGGTTATTGACGTTTCACGCCTTTCAGGGAACCAGATTAAATTTGGTGCTACTGTCAAGCTTTTGAATGAGGATACTGAAGAGAAAAAAGTGTATCAGATTGTTGGTGATCAAGAAGCTGATGTAAAAATTGGTAAAATCTCTATTTCTTCGCCTATTGCACGCGCACTTATCGGCAAGGAAGAGGGCGATGTTATTGAGGTAAATGCACCAGGGGGAGCGCATAATTATGAGATTATTAAAATTCAGTATATCTGA
- a CDS encoding SH3 domain-containing protein produces MQQQILIKAGPSTQYTLRGLIPAGQAVFVYNCKGNWCQIYCDSRTGWTSAYYLSFKDGNDLYHAYTTPSTEARTATIRR; encoded by the coding sequence TTGCAACAACAAATCTTAATTAAAGCAGGACCAAGTACTCAATATACGCTTCGTGGTTTGATTCCTGCAGGTCAAGCCGTATTTGTCTACAATTGCAAAGGTAATTGGTGCCAAATTTATTGTGACTCACGAACAGGCTGGACATCAGCATATTATCTTTCATTTAAAGATGGAAATGATCTCTATCATGCATATACAACACCATCAACAGAAGCACGCACTGCAACAATAAGGAGATAG